The sequence GGTGGTGGTCAATTCCACCCACGAGGCGGCCCTGCTGCGGGCTCTGGGCGAGCTGGGGAGCATAGTAGGGGTAACCGAGAAAGAGGAGCGGTGGCACATCGCCGAGATCAAGGAGGGCATGAAGCAGGGCCGCATCCGGCTGGTGGGCAGCGGCATGGCTCCCCTGGACTACGAGGCGGTGATGGCCCTCAAGCCCGACCTGGTATTCACCTACACCGGCTTCCCCGATACCGTGCAGGTAGTAAGGAAGCTGGAGGAGTTGAACCTCCCGGTGGCGGTGGAGAACAGCCACCTGGAAACCGACCCCCTGGGCCAGCTGGAGTGGCTGAAGTTCATGGCCGTGTTCTACGGCAAGCTGGACGCTGCCGACCGCTACTTCCGGGAGGCGGTGAAGCAGGCGCAGGACGTGAAGGCCACGGTAGAGCGGGCCGGCAGCAGGCCCAGGGTGCTCTGGGGCATCATCTTCGAGGGCAAGTGTTACATCCCCGCCGGGGAATCCTACGCGGCCAACATGATTTCCCTGGCCGGGGGCGAGTACCTGTTCCGGGACGTGAAGGGCACGGGAACCACCACCGTCTCCCTGGAGGAGTTCTACGCCCGGGGCCGGCAGGCCGACGTTTTCGTGCTATCCTCTCTCCCGGAAGGCAGGGTATCAATTGCCGGACTGGTGAAGCAGGAGCCCCGGCTGGCGGACCTCCCGGCGGTGCGGGAGGGCAGGGTATGGTGCTTCCAGCCCTGGTACTACCAGTCCTTCGACCGGATCGTGGAGATAATCACCGATCTGGCGGTCATGTTTCATCCGGAGCTTTTCCCGGGAGCAGAGCCCAGGCACTACCTGCGGCTCCCGGCCGGGGACCGGTAACGGGGTGGGCGCGGTGGCAGGTCCGGCCCGGGCGCAGGCGACGCGGCACTGGTTTATCCTGGCTTTTGCCGGCCTGCTGGTGTTCTGCCTGGTCCTGAATCTGGGCCTGGGCTCGGTAAAGATGTCCTGGTCCGAGCTGCTGGCGGCCCTGGCCTCCCGGGGAGAGGTCGGGGGAGAAGTGCTGTGGGAGATCCGCCTGCCCCGGGCCCTGTCCGCGGTCTTCGGGGGCGGTGCCCTGGCCGCCAGCGGCCTGCTGTTGCAGGTTCTCTTTCACAACCCCATCGTGGACCCGTTCGTACTGGGGATCTCCTCCGGGGCCAGCCTGGCGGTGGCGGTGGTGCTGCTGGCCGGGCTTTTCTGGGGTGGAAGCGTTGTTCCGCCGCTTCTGCTGCACTCGGCCGCCTTCCTGGGGGCTACGGCGGTTCTGGGCGTGGTCGTGGCCCTGGCCGGGAAGGTGCGGAGCACGGTCACGCTGCTTCTGATCGGCCTCATGCTCGCCTATCTGGGCAACGCCGGCAGCGACCTGCTGCTGGCCGTGGCCGAAAAGGAGAGGGTTCACGCCTTCGTGTTGTGGACCCTGGGGAGCTTCTCCGGCGCCCGGTGGGAAGAGGTTGGGGTGCTGGTGCCCGCCACAACGGTCCTGCTGGGGTTGTCGTACCTGCTGTGCAAGCCGCTCAACGCCCTGCTGCTGGGCGAGGACTACGCGCAGAGCATGGGGGTAAACCTCAAGGCGCTGCGGGTGCTGCTGGTGTTCCTTTCCAGCGGTCTGGCCGCCCTGGTTACCTCCTTTGCCGGCCCGGTGGCCTTTGTCGGCCTGGTGGCCCCGCACCTCGCCCGCCTGCTCCTGGCCACCTCGGACAGCCGCTACCTTCTTCCCGGCGCGGTGCTGGCGGGAGGGGCCATCACCGGCGCCTGCGACCTGGTGGCCCGGGTGGCGCTGGCGCCGGTAGAGCTCCCCTTAAGTGCGGTCACCGCCCTTTTCGGCGCGCCGGTGGTCATCAGCCTGCTCTTGCGGAGGGGGACGGTAATATGAGTGCGGTACTGAGGGCGCACGAACTCGCCACCGGCTACGGCGGCCGGGCGGTGGTAAGGGAGGTGGAGATGGCGGCCCGGGCAGGGCAGCTGGTGGGCGTGCTGGGGCCCAACGGCGCGGGCAAGTCCACGCTCCTGCGCTGCCTGGCCGGGCTCCTGGCCCCGCTCAAGGGTACGGTGTACATCGGGCAGCAGGCGCTTTCCGAGCTTGACGCCCGGTCCCTGGCCCGGAGCCTGGCGGTGGTGCTCACCGAGCGGCCCTCGGTTGACCTCCTGACCGGGTTTGAGGTGGTGGGTATGGGCCGCTACCCCTACACCGGCCTCCTGGGTGGTCTGGCCCGGAAGGACGTCGAGAAGGTGGGCGCCGCGCTGCGCCTGGTGGGAGCCGAGGAACTGGCCCAGAGGTACTTCGCCGAGATGAGCGACGGAGAGAAACAGAAGGTGCTTCTGGCCCGCGCCCTGGCCCAGGAGCCGGAGGTAATCCTTCTGGATGAGCCCACCTCCCACCTGGACGTAAAGCACCGGCTGGAGGTCATGGGCATCCTGCGCGGCCTCTGCCAGAGCCGGGGTATCTGCGTGATCGTCTCCCTGCACGAGGTTGACCTGGCCTACAAGTACGCCGACGCGGTGTTCCTGATGAAGGAGGGCAGGATCGTGGGGTGGGGCCCGCCGGAAGAGGCGCTCACCGAGGAGACCGTGGCCGCGCTCTACGGCATGGAATCCGCCACCTTCGACCGCTGGCTGGCCACGGTAGAGGTGAGAAACCGTCCCCGGGGCGAGGTCTTCGTGATCGCCGGGGCCGGCAGCGGCACCCCCGTATACCGCCGCCTGCACAAGCACCACCTTGGCATCGCCACCGGCGTGATCCACGAGCACGACATCGACTACCACGTGGGCCGGGCCCTGGGCGCAGCGGTGTTCTCCGAACGCGCCTTTGAAGAGATCGGCGCGGAGAGCCTGGAGGCTGCCCTTTCCCGGGCGCGGCAGGCCGGGGCGGTGGTGGAGGCCGCCTTTCCCGTGGGGGGCGCCAACCGGCGCAACCTGGAGCTGGCGGCCAGGCTGGCAGGGGAGGGGAAGAAGGTATTCTGCCTGCGTCCCCGGGAGGAGGCAGAACGCCTTTACGGTACCGGGGTGGCGTCGCGCCTGGTTTTCTGCCCTCCCGGAGAGGTTCTCGCCGCGGTGTGGCAGGAACTGGATTTTGGTGGAAACGGCTTTTCCGGCGCTGCGGGGAGGGATCAGGCCGGGGAGTAGCGAATAGAGATCAACGGGCCTGGGGTGGGAGACGGCGGTTTCACCGGCGGACACAGAACCGGCCAGGCAGCCAACCTGAAGGAGGAGAAGCGGAATGGCGCGCGGAACCACTTACGTTCAATTGACCCGCCCCCAGTTTCTGCTGCTCACGCCCGCCTGCGTAATAGTAGGGGTGGCTACCGCCCTGGAACGGGTGGGACCGGCGGGCCTGAACCCCTGGCACCTGCTGCTGGTTCTGGTGGGCGCAGTGGCCGCCCACGCGGCGGTCAACGTGCTCAACGACTACTATGATTATCTGAGCGGCCTGGATTATCGCACCCGGCGCACCCCGTTTAGCGGCGGCACCGGCCTCCTGCCGGAGGGCAGGATTGCTCCCCGGCCGGCGCTCCTCTTCGGGCTGATTACCCTGGCCGTAACCGTTGCTGTAGGGGTCTTCTTCCTGATAGAGCGGGGAGCGGGACTCCTGGGGGTGGGCGTTCCGGGAGTGCTCCTGGTGGTCTTCTACACCCAGCTCATAACCCGCAATCCCTGGCTGTGCCTGCTGGCGCCCGGGTTGGGATTCGGGCCCTGCATGGTTCTGGGAACCCACTTCGCCCTTGCCGGCAGCTACGACTGGAGGGCCGTGGCCGCCTCGGTGGTGCCCGGCCTCCTGGTGAGCAACCTGCTGCTCATAAATCAGTTTCCCGACGTTGAAGCCGACCGCACGGTGGGCCGGTATCATTTTCCCATCCGGCTGGGCCGCCGGCGGTGCGCCTGCCTGTACACCGGCCTGGCGCTGGGGACCTACGTCTGGATCGCCCTGGGCGTTTCCTGCCATCTCTTTCCCCCGGGCGCCCTCCTGGGCCTGGTTCCCCTGCCGCTGGCCTGGGCGGTTTCGCGCGGGGTGAGGCGCCACGCCGACGACCTGCCCCACCTGATTCCCCTTCTGAGCCAGAACGTGGTCTACACCCTGGTTACTCCGGTACTGCTAGCCGCCGGCTTCCTGGCGGCATGAGCGCGGTTACCAGCCCCGGGAGTACTCGCCGGCGCAGGGGATGCAGGCGAACCTGCCTTGGCGCACCCGGGCCCGGTGCTCGGAGACCGTCTCGCCGCAGAAGGCGCAGGTGACGGAGCCGAAGATGCGCGCCCGCTCGGGCGGTTGGGCGTTCACCCAGCGCCGCTCCAGGATTTCCTCCTCCGGCGCTTCCAGGATCCGGCGCATGGTTTCCTCTTGGGCCCGGGAGAATTCTTCCTGCTCTTCGGGCGTGGCGGTGCCGGAGAACACCCGGCTGCGCAACTCGGCGTGGCGGGGGTCGCGGCGCCAGGTCTGGCCGCGCACGGCGATGCGCAGGGCCCGGCCGCTGCCCCGGAGGTAGAAGGTGTAGACCTGCTTGCCGTGGTCCCGGAAGATGAGGTTGCCCTTGCCCAGGGTGCAGCCGGTGAGGAACTGGACGGCGTCCACCCCGCAGGCGTCGTTCTCCACCACCGCCACCAGCTCTTCGTCCGGGGCCCGGGACTGGCCCAGTTCCCGCAGGGCGGCCCTGGCCACCCGGTAGCCTATGGCCAGGCCCGGGCAGGAGTGGCCGTGAAAGGCCACCGTGGCCTCCCAGTCGGCGTCGGTTCCGCCGGTTACCTTTTCGATCACCTGTATCTCCTCCCTTCGCTCACTGGGCCCGTATTTCTCGGGCGATACCGACAGCACGGGGCAATCCGTGCCGGCAGCTTCGGTCGGAACTGGGCGGATGCGGGTCTTCCCGTTCGTACTGTCACCTTCGCCGGCCGAACCAGGGCTCGGGCCTCGCGCTCCGGCGGACTCCCGGCGGAGGCGCCGTCCGTGGCGCCCCGCCGCTTCGGCCGTCCATGGCCTACGGCCCGCCTCCGCGTTCGCCCTCGCCGGGTTCGGCTCCCGGCGAGGTGCCAATGTACTCAGGGAAGACCCGGATCCGCCCCGAAGGCCGTTGAAAAATTTGCGTTTCAGCCTGCGGCGGCCAGGAGTTGCCGCGTGGCCTCGGTAGCGGGCGCGGTCAACAGTCTTTCCGGCGGGCCCTCCTCCACGATGCGGCCCCCGGCCATCACCGCCAGCCGGTCGGCCAGGTAGGCGGCCGCGGCCGGGTCGTGCGCCGTGAGCAGCACCGCCGTGCCCCGGTCCGCCACCCGGCGCAGCAGGTTCAGGATGTCCACCCCCACCGAGGCGTCCAGCATGGAGGTGGGCTCGTCGGCCAGCAGGAGCTGCGGGCGGGTCACCAGGGCCCGGGCCAGGGCCACCCGCTGCCTCTGCCCGCCGGAAAGCTCGTGCGGGTGCCGGCCCAGGTATTCCTCCACCGGCGCCAGGCCCACCGCCTCTAGGGCCGCCGCGGCCTCTTCCCGGGCGCGGCCCGCGGGTATCCGGCGAAGGATCAGCGGCTCGGCCACCAGGTCTCTCACGTGGAAGTGGGGGGAAAGGGCGGCGTAGGGGTCCTGGAAAACCAGGCTCATTTCCTCACGTCCGCTCCGGGTCTCCCGCAGGGGAAGGGGCCGGCCGTCAAAGAAGGCGCGGCCGGAGTCCGCCGCCAGGAGCCCCGCCACGATCATCAGGAGCGTGGTCTTTCCCGCCCCCGAGGCTCCCACCAGGGCCACCACCTCGCCCCGCCCCACGGACAGATCCGCTCCCCGCAGCACCGGCACCCGCTGCCGGCCGGAGACGAAGCTTCTGGTTATGCCCTCCAGCACCAGCAGCATCTACACGAAGCACCTCACTTGCCCCTCGCCGGCGGGCACCAGGGGCGGAGCCTGGCGCCGGCACTGCTCCCGCACCCGGGAGCAGCGGGGGGCAAAGCTGCAGCCCCGGGGCGGGGAGGAAAGGGGCCGGCCGTAGCCGGGTATGCCGGAGCGGCTCAATCGGGCGTCTCCCGGGCGCGGCCGGGCGGCGAGCAGCCCCCGCGTGTAGGGGTGCCGGGCGCGCTCCAGAGCCGCGGCCGGAAGCTCTTCCACCACCTGGCCGGCGTAGAGCACCACCACCCGGCGGGCCAGGGCCTCCACCAGGCCGAGATCGTGAGTGAAGATCAGCACCGCCGTCCGCTGGTGGGTGTTGAGGCTACGGAGCAGGTCCGCCACCCGCTTCTGGGTCAGCACGTCCAGGGCGGAGGTGGGTTCGTCCAGGATGAGGAGCCGCGGCCGGTTCAGCAGCGCCGCCGCCAGCGCCACCCGCTGTCTCTGGCCCCCGGACAACTGGTGCGGGTAGCGGGTCAGGACCGTGTCCGCCAGGTCCAGGCCTTCCAGCCAGGGCCGAACCGCGCCGGCCAGGTCCCGGCTGCCGTTGGCCGCCCACACCTCCGCCAGGCTGGCGGCCACGGTCTGCGTGGGGTGCAGGGTGTGGGCCGCGTTCTGCGGCACGAAGCCCAGTTCCCGGAAATAGAGCTTCCGCTTTTCCTCCTCGGAAAGCCGCAGCATGTCGTGCCCGGCGAAGCTCACCCCGCCCTGCACCACGTCCTGCCCGGGCAGGGGATGGCCCATGAGCGCCCAGGCCAGGCTGGTCTTTCCGCTGCCGGACTCGCCCACCACGGCCAGAATCTCGCCCGGTTCCACTGCCAGGCTGACCTGCCACAGCGGGTAGAGGTTACGCCCCCTGACCTTCAGGGTGAGCTGCTCCGCTTTCACCCCCGGCACCCCCCTTCACGCGGTAGAGGCTTTCCTCCAGGGCGTAGCCGGTGAGGGTGAAGGCCAGGATGGCCAGGCTCACCAGCGCGGCCGGCGGCAGGAACCACCAGGTCCAGGCCGGGGTCCAGAGCAGGCCCGGGTAGTCGAGCGCCGCCCGGATCATGGTGCCCAGGCTCTTGGCCGTCGGGTCGCCCAGGCCCAGGAAGCTCAGGCCCGCCTCGGCGGCGATGCCGAAGCTGGCGGCGGCAATGGTCTTCGCCGTCAGCAGGGGCATCAGCTCCGGCAGGAGGTGCCGCCGCAGCACGTAGCCGAAGCCGCCCCCGCAGAAGCGCACGTATCTCAGGTAATCGCGCTCGCGCAGGGAGAGCACGTAGGAGCGCACGGTGCGGGCAATGCCCGGCCAGGAGAGAAGCACCAGCACCAGGATCACGTTGGTCAGGGAGGAGCCGAGGAACACCGCCAAAAGGATCATGAGCGGCAGCCGGGGTACGGTCATGAGCACGTCGACCAGCCTCATAATCACCAGGCCGGCCACCCGGGGGTAGTAGCCGGCGGCAGCGCCGGCCAGGAAGCCCAGGGAGGCGGCCCCGAGGCCGGTGCAGAGGCCCACTATCAGAGAGGTGCGGCAGGCGTAGAAGAGCTGGCTCAGAACGTCCTGACCCAGGCCGTTGGTGCCCAGCCAGAAGTTGCCGCCGGGCGGGGCCAGCACCGGGCCCACCGTGGCCTCGGGCGCGTAAAGGGCCAGCCAGGGCGCGCCGGCTCCGGTCAGGACGATCAGGCCCAGCAGCGCGAGGCCCGCCCGCAGGGCGGGGGATCGTCTTCCGGTCTCGAGCCAGGCCCGGGCCTCGTGCACGGCTACACCTCCCGGATGCGCGGGTCAAGCTTGAGGTAAAGCAGGTCGGTGGCGAAGTTTATCGCCAGCACCCAGAGGGTGAAGAGGAAGAACGTGCCCTGCAGCAGGGGGTAGTCGTGGGACAGGACCGCCTCGTACACCAGCCGGCCCACCCCCGGGTAGGCGAAGAGCACCTCTACCAGCACCGCCCCTCCCAGGGCGAAGGCCGCCCGCATGGAAAACAGGGTCACCACCGGCAGCAGGGCCGGCCGCAGGATGTAGCGGTAGTTTACGTACCGTTCGGGAAGCCCCTTCACCCGGGCCAGCAGCACGTAGGGCTCGTCCTTTACCAGCCTTACCGAGTTTCGCACCACCAGGTAGGCGTCGAAGAAGCCCGAGGCGGCCAGGGCCAGCACCGGGAGCACCGCGTGCCGGGCCACGTCGGCTACCTTTTCCCAGCCGGACAGCGTGGCGAAGGTGGAGTAGGCGCCGCTGATGGGGAAGAGCCTGAGCTTCACCCCCAGCAGCAGGAGCAGGAAGCTGCCCAGCACGAAAGGCGGCACACTCTCCAGCACCGCCGCCGGCACCAGCACCCGCCCCTCCCGCACCCTGCCCAGGCCGGCGCGGGTCCCCAGCACCACGGCCGGGAAGCAGCTCAGGAAGGCGGCGGCAAAGCCGAGCAGCAGGGTCCAGGGCAGCCGCGAGCGGAGGAGATCGGCCACCGGCGCCTTGTAGCTGATGGAGAAGCCCAGGTCCCCGCGGGCCAGTCCGGCCAGGTAGTGCAGGAGTTGCTCTCCCAAAGGCCGGTCGAGACCGTAGTAAGCCTCCAGGGCTGCCCGGGTGACCTCGTCCGGCGCCACCACCACCGCTCCGGCGCCGCCGGAGAGTTGGTCCAGCGGGTTTCCGGGCAGCGCCCTGGGGAGGAAGAAGTTGATCAGCAGGGCGGCCGCCAGCACCCACAGGTAGGTGACCGCCCGCTTCGCGAGGTAGGAACTCAGGCCGGGTTCCTCCCTACCAACAGAACCGAATTGTCGGATTCCGGGTTCGCCAGCGGTACCACGTGCTCCGTGAGTGCATTGGCACCTCGCCGGATGCCGAACTCGGTGAGGGGAGAGAGGAGCACCCGGTACCGCCTGTTCTGGGATCGGCCGCGCTACTGGGCCTATTGTCTTCCTACGAACGCCAACTTGTTGTAAAACATCGGTATGCCCACCGCGATCCCTCCCTCGGCGGTGAAGAACCAGCCGGAGAATACCCGGTGGTCGCAGGCAAAATACCAGACCGGGTAGTAAAGCGGCAGGCAGGGCAGGGACTGCGCGTAGAGCTTCTGCATCTGCCGGCAGATTTCCCGGCGCCGCTCCGCCTGTGGCTCCCTCAGCAGTTGCTGGGCCAATCCCCCGTAGGCCGCCTCCGTTGGGGTGCCGGGGCTGAGCGCCCCGCCGCGAAACACCCCGAAGCCGCTTATGATCGCCGGGTCGCCGCCCAGGCCGCCGTGGCCGGTGAGGGCCAGGTCATACTGCCCGGCCTGGATCAGCCCGTCCAGGGTCTTGGTTTCCAGGGCCTTTACCTCGCACTCCAGGCCCGCTTCCCGCAGCATGAGCTTCAGCACCTCTGCCTCCCGGGTGTAGTCGGCCAGGGCCAGCAGGGTGAGGCGCAGAGGCTTTCCGGCGGCGTCCTCGGCCAGGCCGTCGCCGTTGCGGTCGAAGATCCCCGCCTCTTTCAGCAGGGCCCGGGCCTTGTCCGGGTCGGGCGGGTAGAGGGCGGCCGCCTCCGGGTCGTGCCAGGAGGAGTCCGGAGGCAGGAAGCCGGGGCTGCCGGGCTTGGCGCCGGCGGTACCGCCCGGAACCGCCCGCCGTACCATCTCTTCGCGGTCGATGGCGTAGGCCAGGGCCTGGCGCACCCGCACGTCGGCAAAGGGGGCTTTGTCCAGGTTGAACTGCAGCTTCAGGACCCAGAAGGCCGGGCCGCTGATCACCTCAAACCGCTGGTCCTGCCGGAACTGCTCGGCCAGGGTGGCGGGTATGTCCGCGGCGTGGACATCGCCCCGCTGCAGGGCCGCCACCTGGTCTCCGGCGGGCACGAACAGGAGCTTCTTCACCCGCGGCGGGCCCAGGAAGAAGTCCGGGTTGGCCTCGTAGGCGTAGGCTCCCTGGGACTGGTCGTAGGAAACCAGCCGGTACGGGCCGCTGCCCAGCACCAGCTCCGGCCGGGCTTCCTGCCGGGGGTCGGCTACCTGCGACCAGATGTGCTCCGGGATCACGGGCACGTTTCCCGCCACCTGCTGCAGGAAGGGCATGTAGGGCTGC is a genomic window of Clostridia bacterium containing:
- a CDS encoding ABC transporter ATP-binding protein; this translates as MKAEQLTLKVRGRNLYPLWQVSLAVEPGEILAVVGESGSGKTSLAWALMGHPLPGQDVVQGGVSFAGHDMLRLSEEEKRKLYFRELGFVPQNAAHTLHPTQTVAASLAEVWAANGSRDLAGAVRPWLEGLDLADTVLTRYPHQLSGGQRQRVALAAALLNRPRLLILDEPTSALDVLTQKRVADLLRSLNTHQRTAVLIFTHDLGLVEALARRVVVLYAGQVVEELPAAALERARHPYTRGLLAARPRPGDARLSRSGIPGYGRPLSSPPRGCSFAPRCSRVREQCRRQAPPLVPAGEGQVRCFV
- a CDS encoding iron ABC transporter permease, whose translation is MAGPARAQATRHWFILAFAGLLVFCLVLNLGLGSVKMSWSELLAALASRGEVGGEVLWEIRLPRALSAVFGGGALAASGLLLQVLFHNPIVDPFVLGISSGASLAVAVVLLAGLFWGGSVVPPLLLHSAAFLGATAVLGVVVALAGKVRSTVTLLLIGLMLAYLGNAGSDLLLAVAEKERVHAFVLWTLGSFSGARWEEVGVLVPATTVLLGLSYLLCKPLNALLLGEDYAQSMGVNLKALRVLLVFLSSGLAALVTSFAGPVAFVGLVAPHLARLLLATSDSRYLLPGAVLAGGAITGACDLVARVALAPVELPLSAVTALFGAPVVISLLLRRGTVI
- a CDS encoding ABC transporter permease, with the protein product MPAAVLESVPPFVLGSFLLLLLGVKLRLFPISGAYSTFATLSGWEKVADVARHAVLPVLALAASGFFDAYLVVRNSVRLVKDEPYVLLARVKGLPERYVNYRYILRPALLPVVTLFSMRAAFALGGAVLVEVLFAYPGVGRLVYEAVLSHDYPLLQGTFFLFTLWVLAINFATDLLYLKLDPRIREV
- a CDS encoding ABC transporter permease — its product is MHEARAWLETGRRSPALRAGLALLGLIVLTGAGAPWLALYAPEATVGPVLAPPGGNFWLGTNGLGQDVLSQLFYACRTSLIVGLCTGLGAASLGFLAGAAAGYYPRVAGLVIMRLVDVLMTVPRLPLMILLAVFLGSSLTNVILVLVLLSWPGIARTVRSYVLSLRERDYLRYVRFCGGGFGYVLRRHLLPELMPLLTAKTIAAASFGIAAEAGLSFLGLGDPTAKSLGTMIRAALDYPGLLWTPAWTWWFLPPAALVSLAILAFTLTGYALEESLYRVKGGAGGESGAAHPEGQGA
- a CDS encoding FmdE family protein, producing the protein MIEKVTGGTDADWEATVAFHGHSCPGLAIGYRVARAALRELGQSRAPDEELVAVVENDACGVDAVQFLTGCTLGKGNLIFRDHGKQVYTFYLRGSGRALRIAVRGQTWRRDPRHAELRSRVFSGTATPEEQEEFSRAQEETMRRILEAPEEEILERRWVNAQPPERARIFGSVTCAFCGETVSEHRARVRQGRFACIPCAGEYSRGW
- a CDS encoding ABC transporter substrate-binding protein, whose product is MRTAKTKGASPAGRFRSGWQRLLIMFLGALLLLSAGCAGKEKPSGAAAVPLEYATGFRIEQLEGGSYLVTDGEGRRLLLLPRGRQAPAQYAGLTRVETPVRRVVVNSTHEAALLRALGELGSIVGVTEKEERWHIAEIKEGMKQGRIRLVGSGMAPLDYEAVMALKPDLVFTYTGFPDTVQVVRKLEELNLPVAVENSHLETDPLGQLEWLKFMAVFYGKLDAADRYFREAVKQAQDVKATVERAGSRPRVLWGIIFEGKCYIPAGESYAANMISLAGGEYLFRDVKGTGTTTVSLEEFYARGRQADVFVLSSLPEGRVSIAGLVKQEPRLADLPAVREGRVWCFQPWYYQSFDRIVEIITDLAVMFHPELFPGAEPRHYLRLPAGDR
- a CDS encoding prenyltransferase; the encoded protein is MARGTTYVQLTRPQFLLLTPACVIVGVATALERVGPAGLNPWHLLLVLVGAVAAHAAVNVLNDYYDYLSGLDYRTRRTPFSGGTGLLPEGRIAPRPALLFGLITLAVTVAVGVFFLIERGAGLLGVGVPGVLLVVFYTQLITRNPWLCLLAPGLGFGPCMVLGTHFALAGSYDWRAVAASVVPGLLVSNLLLINQFPDVEADRTVGRYHFPIRLGRRRCACLYTGLALGTYVWIALGVSCHLFPPGALLGLVPLPLAWAVSRGVRRHADDLPHLIPLLSQNVVYTLVTPVLLAAGFLAA
- a CDS encoding ABC transporter ATP-binding protein encodes the protein MSAVLRAHELATGYGGRAVVREVEMAARAGQLVGVLGPNGAGKSTLLRCLAGLLAPLKGTVYIGQQALSELDARSLARSLAVVLTERPSVDLLTGFEVVGMGRYPYTGLLGGLARKDVEKVGAALRLVGAEELAQRYFAEMSDGEKQKVLLARALAQEPEVILLDEPTSHLDVKHRLEVMGILRGLCQSRGICVIVSLHEVDLAYKYADAVFLMKEGRIVGWGPPEEALTEETVAALYGMESATFDRWLATVEVRNRPRGEVFVIAGAGSGTPVYRRLHKHHLGIATGVIHEHDIDYHVGRALGAAVFSERAFEEIGAESLEAALSRARQAGAVVEAAFPVGGANRRNLELAARLAGEGKKVFCLRPREEAERLYGTGVASRLVFCPPGEVLAAVWQELDFGGNGFSGAAGRDQAGE
- a CDS encoding ABC transporter substrate-binding protein, producing MRIKVPALTLVAVLTAFSLLAAGCGSEPASSSQTETPAAQEVAELRLPGGDWGLPTPFTFYPRGPGYVHLSLVYDTLIWKDDKGVIPWLAEKWEPDAQATAWTFILRPGLKWQDGQPLTARDVVFTFEYLKQHPVEWFNLGMIRSVEARDERTVVFTLKQPYMPFLQQVAGNVPVIPEHIWSQVADPRQEARPELVLGSGPYRLVSYDQSQGAYAYEANPDFFLGPPRVKKLLFVPAGDQVAALQRGDVHAADIPATLAEQFRQDQRFEVISGPAFWVLKLQFNLDKAPFADVRVRQALAYAIDREEMVRRAVPGGTAGAKPGSPGFLPPDSSWHDPEAAALYPPDPDKARALLKEAGIFDRNGDGLAEDAAGKPLRLTLLALADYTREAEVLKLMLREAGLECEVKALETKTLDGLIQAGQYDLALTGHGGLGGDPAIISGFGVFRGGALSPGTPTEAAYGGLAQQLLREPQAERRREICRQMQKLYAQSLPCLPLYYPVWYFACDHRVFSGWFFTAEGGIAVGIPMFYNKLAFVGRQ